One stretch of Comamonas testosteroni DNA includes these proteins:
- a CDS encoding LOG family protein, translated as MEVHPKAEAVRQQAAARSATFLYVVFGSSVSAGDTATTCLLETCMRSLVRPGTAIVNGGYQGTMTASASAVRRAGGTAIGVPCANLEDAIAYEHFDLVFPATDHWERLRILIEVADAFIILPGGIGSIVEIAAALWSTDRGFGSRRPMLFLGNHWKEWLRVSGAGNLAFRRNDTLHCVTFATHSQEVEAFFGVTDSSNPVPATIDNAGWWERALHDHLASEYYDLPGFVVDLARLTIGEDDLLALGPLDGKDVLHLQCNFGLDTISLARLGARAVGADNCVPALAAARALAERCAADAIFVEWDANGGDLAQCVGERQFDTVFASYGVLDWVADLHDYFMQACAVLRPGGMMYLVEVHPVAKWLMRCETDSNAAYCAQTMTHERGASYATGAEFGALTAYAHPLHAIVTAMLLAGLELVLMEERPSSSYRFHRSMTMQSDGRWAWPKLADGAPMILALGARKAA; from the coding sequence ATGGAAGTCCATCCCAAGGCTGAAGCAGTTCGCCAGCAAGCGGCGGCGCGGAGCGCCACGTTCCTATATGTCGTATTCGGTAGCTCCGTGAGCGCTGGTGACACTGCGACAACTTGCTTACTGGAGACTTGCATGCGCTCGTTGGTGCGTCCTGGCACGGCAATCGTCAATGGCGGTTACCAGGGCACCATGACGGCCAGCGCAAGCGCGGTGCGGCGCGCTGGCGGTACGGCGATCGGGGTGCCATGTGCGAATCTGGAAGACGCCATCGCCTATGAACATTTTGATCTGGTCTTTCCCGCCACCGATCATTGGGAAAGGCTGCGCATACTGATTGAGGTGGCGGACGCCTTTATCATCCTGCCCGGCGGCATCGGCAGTATCGTTGAAATCGCGGCCGCCTTGTGGTCGACGGATCGTGGCTTCGGATCGCGCCGACCCATGCTCTTCCTGGGTAATCACTGGAAAGAGTGGTTGCGTGTCAGCGGCGCAGGTAATCTAGCCTTCCGGCGCAACGACACGCTGCATTGCGTGACCTTCGCTACCCACTCTCAAGAGGTCGAAGCCTTCTTCGGGGTCACAGACAGCTCGAATCCCGTTCCGGCAACGATAGACAACGCCGGCTGGTGGGAACGCGCTCTACACGATCACCTAGCTAGCGAGTATTACGACCTGCCTGGTTTCGTGGTCGATCTAGCCCGCCTGACGATCGGCGAGGATGACCTACTCGCGCTTGGCCCTCTCGATGGCAAGGACGTACTGCACTTGCAATGCAACTTTGGGCTGGACACGATCAGCCTGGCTCGCCTTGGCGCGCGCGCAGTCGGCGCTGACAACTGCGTCCCGGCGCTGGCCGCCGCCCGAGCCCTCGCGGAGCGCTGCGCAGCTGATGCCATCTTTGTCGAGTGGGATGCGAATGGTGGCGATCTCGCACAATGCGTCGGCGAAAGGCAATTTGATACCGTATTCGCAAGTTACGGCGTGCTGGACTGGGTTGCCGATCTGCATGACTATTTCATGCAGGCCTGCGCCGTGCTGCGTCCCGGCGGCATGATGTATCTGGTCGAAGTGCACCCGGTCGCAAAATGGCTGATGCGGTGTGAAACTGACAGTAACGCCGCTTATTGCGCTCAGACCATGACGCACGAAAGAGGTGCGTCTTATGCGACCGGCGCCGAGTTCGGCGCCTTGACAGCCTATGCGCATCCGCTGCACGCCATCGTCACCGCAATGCTGTTGGCAGGTCTGGAGCTGGTTTTGATGGAGGAGCGTCCAAGCTCATCTTACCGCTTCCATCGTTCGATGACAATGCAAAGTGACGGACGCTGGGCCTGGCCCAAGCTGGCCGATGGCGCGCCAATGATTCTCGCGCTCGGAGCGCGCAAGGCGGCATGA
- a CDS encoding carbamoyltransferase — protein MNTPIVLGLHKDRWHDTGAAVVTVGADGRRLIAHCNEERLDREKSSRAFPALSTAACLAELGMSDPREADLVVLDWTMNGQDWRRDFRRNSCRTDVFLNVIDAQRLRMVRHHACHAAASFFTSPFERAAVLVVDGRGSEYETQSLWVGRGHSLELVARTSANGIGLLYEAVTRRIGFGPLEAGKTMGLAPFGCNDLRLSTAFKADFDGILTDYGSLCGRDDELYVDLGPLGDENQRATVALAVQQECERVMLHLAEWARRETGEVNLCLGGGVALNGVANFRILRSGIFEQVFINPACSDTGIALGAALWGLHVELGVERVYEDVSPYTGPRYGASHYQAAVAMAQDSGAALVHTDAPDEKATALLAKGRSVALFQGRSEMGPRALGHRSILMSPFTAANREHLNRIVKRREPFRPFAPVVRLEDAEEYFSLGIASPYMLYVCPVRERWRERLAAVTHIDGSSRPQTLAHDQNPKLRRLLAEFGRLSGVPVLLNTSFNIAGEPLVESPADAVRCFLNSALDALLLDDVLLEKRYLAQELP, from the coding sequence GTGAATACCCCAATCGTATTAGGCCTGCACAAGGATCGCTGGCATGACACCGGCGCTGCGGTCGTTACCGTGGGGGCGGATGGCAGACGCCTAATCGCGCACTGCAATGAAGAACGGCTCGACCGCGAAAAAAGTAGCCGCGCATTCCCGGCGCTGTCGACTGCGGCCTGCCTAGCCGAACTCGGTATGAGTGATCCGCGCGAGGCGGACCTGGTGGTGTTGGACTGGACCATGAATGGGCAAGACTGGCGCCGCGATTTCCGGCGCAATTCCTGCCGCACGGACGTCTTTCTGAATGTGATCGACGCCCAGCGTTTGCGCATGGTGCGGCACCATGCCTGCCATGCGGCCGCCAGTTTCTTCACCTCGCCGTTCGAGCGCGCCGCGGTGCTCGTCGTCGACGGCCGCGGCTCCGAATACGAAACGCAGTCGCTCTGGGTTGGTCGCGGCCACTCGCTCGAGTTGGTGGCGCGTACCAGCGCAAATGGTATTGGCCTCCTGTATGAAGCCGTCACCCGTCGCATTGGTTTCGGTCCGCTTGAAGCCGGCAAGACTATGGGATTGGCACCATTTGGCTGCAACGACCTCCGGCTATCGACGGCGTTTAAGGCCGATTTCGATGGCATCTTGACCGATTACGGCTCTTTGTGCGGCCGCGACGACGAACTGTATGTCGATCTCGGGCCGCTAGGGGACGAGAACCAACGCGCCACCGTAGCCTTGGCCGTGCAGCAGGAGTGCGAACGAGTCATGCTACATCTCGCCGAATGGGCCCGCCGCGAGACCGGTGAAGTCAATCTGTGCCTGGGTGGCGGGGTTGCCTTGAACGGCGTCGCCAATTTCCGGATCCTGCGCTCCGGGATTTTCGAGCAAGTCTTCATCAACCCGGCTTGCTCGGATACCGGCATCGCACTAGGCGCTGCCTTATGGGGGCTGCACGTGGAACTTGGCGTGGAGCGAGTCTACGAGGACGTCTCGCCCTATACCGGTCCGAGATACGGAGCCTCTCATTACCAAGCAGCGGTGGCCATGGCGCAGGACAGCGGTGCAGCGCTCGTGCATACCGACGCCCCCGACGAGAAGGCGACAGCCTTGCTGGCGAAAGGGCGTAGCGTGGCGCTGTTCCAGGGACGCTCGGAGATGGGGCCGCGTGCACTGGGCCACCGCTCGATTCTGATGAGCCCTTTCACCGCCGCCAATCGTGAGCACCTCAACCGCATCGTCAAGCGCCGTGAACCGTTTCGCCCGTTCGCGCCGGTGGTGCGGCTCGAGGATGCGGAAGAATACTTCAGCCTAGGCATCGCGAGCCCGTACATGCTGTATGTGTGCCCAGTACGCGAGCGCTGGCGCGAGCGGCTCGCCGCCGTCACGCATATCGACGGGAGCTCACGGCCCCAGACCCTGGCGCACGACCAGAACCCGAAACTTCGCCGGCTCCTAGCGGAGTTCGGCCGACTCAGTGGCGTCCCGGTTCTGTTGAATACATCGTTCAATATCGCCGGCGAACCGTTGGTGGAAAGCCCGGCTGATGCTGTGCGCTGCTTCCTGAACTCGGCATTGGATGCGTTGTTGCTTGACGATGTACTGCTCGAAAAACGCTATCTCGCGCAGGAACTGCCATGA
- a CDS encoding glycosyltransferase, with product MYKPLLIILDPVKAPGTSFVRPLLLTLEQYYRVELHEYAPLGMVAPALALADILWVDWSTEHAVLASKLNRLARKPLLVRLHSYEALDTDCIERIDWANVSTCVAVSETILGIAHERCAGMARCHVCVIENGIDLHRFKVNYDQPGSRQAPKIAWVGDLAPKKDPALALRILADFRRAGGEASLAFAGAWKSLRVRLHLLDLVAKLGLQDVVHFDGVVDDMPQWLADKDVLLSTSMFESFGYAIGEALAMGLDAVVLTYPGAERAWPADILVCTSAEAVERLQHVQKHRWTGYVAGRYALVDQAKHMVAQLQSMSASGHVGE from the coding sequence ATGTACAAGCCTCTATTGATCATCCTCGATCCGGTCAAGGCGCCAGGCACGTCCTTCGTGCGGCCCCTGCTACTAACTCTGGAACAGTATTACCGGGTCGAGCTACACGAGTATGCCCCGCTGGGAATGGTCGCGCCGGCACTGGCCTTAGCCGACATCCTGTGGGTGGACTGGTCCACAGAGCATGCTGTGCTCGCCTCCAAGCTCAATCGCCTAGCACGCAAGCCCCTGCTGGTGCGGCTGCATTCCTATGAGGCGCTGGATACCGACTGCATCGAACGCATCGACTGGGCCAATGTGTCAACCTGCGTGGCGGTCAGCGAGACCATTCTCGGCATCGCGCACGAACGTTGCGCAGGCATGGCGCGATGTCATGTGTGCGTAATCGAGAACGGTATCGATCTGCACCGGTTCAAGGTCAACTACGACCAGCCAGGCTCTAGGCAGGCTCCTAAGATTGCCTGGGTAGGCGACCTAGCGCCGAAAAAAGACCCGGCGCTTGCCTTGCGGATCCTGGCCGATTTCCGTCGTGCGGGCGGCGAAGCAAGCCTGGCATTTGCCGGGGCCTGGAAAAGCCTTAGGGTACGCCTGCACCTGCTCGATTTAGTTGCAAAACTCGGGTTGCAGGACGTCGTGCACTTCGACGGGGTGGTTGACGACATGCCCCAATGGCTTGCCGACAAGGACGTCCTGCTGTCTACCTCGATGTTCGAGAGCTTTGGCTACGCGATCGGGGAGGCTCTGGCCATGGGCCTTGATGCCGTGGTGCTGACCTATCCTGGCGCGGAACGTGCATGGCCGGCGGACATCCTGGTGTGCACGTCCGCCGAAGCAGTCGAGCGCCTTCAACACGTTCAAAAACATCGATGGACTGGCTACGTCGCCGGGCGGTATGCGCTCGTTGATCAGGCCAAGCACATGGTCGCTCAGTTGCAGTCGATGTCGGCTTCTGGGCATGTGGGGGAATGA
- a CDS encoding NAD(P)H-dependent oxidoreductase encodes MTIRVFIICCHTTPHTKGGVLAEAITGALERVGIAYRLSDLAASRFNPIAGPLDFLPTLPFQPSYRASQKLAVRCDGFATDIRIEQDNLMWADHVVFIFPIWFFGMPAVLKGWVERVLARGFAYGGTMEYGTGGMAGKTVHALITAAADRDDYTEYGKHIPLDLLLQACFDLPMRYVGFELGVREVLCAVEKDTADDFALRAKHEAQKLAVLISLNTRGRKHTNGSPSQG; translated from the coding sequence ATGACCATCCGCGTCTTCATCATATGTTGCCACACCACGCCGCACACTAAAGGCGGCGTGCTAGCGGAGGCGATAACAGGTGCACTGGAGCGAGTCGGCATTGCGTATCGTTTAAGCGACCTTGCCGCTAGCCGCTTCAATCCAATCGCAGGCCCCTTAGACTTCCTACCGACTCTGCCATTCCAACCCAGCTATCGAGCCTCACAAAAGCTGGCAGTGCGGTGCGATGGCTTTGCAACGGATATCAGGATCGAGCAAGACAATCTGATGTGGGCAGACCATGTCGTATTTATCTTTCCGATCTGGTTCTTCGGCATGCCGGCGGTGTTAAAAGGTTGGGTCGAGAGGGTATTGGCCCGCGGTTTCGCGTATGGCGGTACCATGGAATACGGCACCGGCGGTATGGCTGGCAAGACTGTCCACGCCTTGATAACGGCCGCTGCCGACCGCGACGATTACACAGAGTACGGTAAACACATTCCACTCGATCTGCTTCTGCAAGCCTGTTTCGACCTGCCAATGCGATATGTCGGATTCGAACTCGGTGTGCGTGAAGTCCTTTGCGCAGTCGAAAAGGACACCGCGGACGATTTCGCGTTGAGGGCGAAACACGAAGCGCAGAAGCTGGCAGTACTCATCTCATTGAATACTAGGGGCAGGAAACACACCAATGGAAGTCCATCCCAAGGCTGA
- a CDS encoding PIG-L deacetylase family protein codes for MDQCDVLVVVAHPDDETIWCGATIAALAAAGQRVEVVSATNGGNPVRRDEFARACLALGARPTMFDLADNKRAELSLDDGTLADWLHVLRPSLVLSHGADGELHRHRHHTQCAALVARWTRTHDVPFLAFAPFDQPREAHDGTLRQRFVSRWGHAKQAALAVYVSQATVIASLAAVCGPSEAFSGTAQAMVRLLALAPDLALLDEKNHE; via the coding sequence ATGGACCAATGTGACGTACTGGTGGTCGTCGCTCATCCGGACGACGAAACGATCTGGTGCGGGGCAACAATTGCCGCGCTCGCCGCGGCTGGGCAGCGGGTCGAGGTGGTGTCCGCGACCAATGGCGGCAATCCAGTCAGGCGGGATGAGTTCGCGCGGGCCTGCTTGGCACTGGGAGCTCGCCCCACGATGTTCGACTTGGCTGACAACAAACGCGCGGAATTGTCCCTCGACGATGGCACGCTTGCTGACTGGCTGCATGTCTTGCGGCCGTCGCTGGTGCTGAGCCATGGTGCGGATGGAGAACTGCATCGGCATCGCCACCATACGCAATGCGCAGCGCTGGTAGCTCGTTGGACACGGACGCATGACGTGCCGTTTCTGGCGTTCGCTCCGTTTGACCAGCCCAGGGAGGCACACGACGGTACCCTGAGGCAGCGCTTCGTGTCTCGCTGGGGCCATGCCAAGCAGGCGGCGCTTGCGGTGTACGTGAGCCAGGCCACCGTCATCGCATCGTTGGCTGCTGTGTGCGGCCCGAGCGAAGCATTTTCTGGCACGGCGCAGGCAATGGTCCGGCTGTTGGCCTTAGCACCAGACTTGGCATTATTGGATGAGAAAAACCATGAATAA
- a CDS encoding glycosyltransferase family 2 protein, producing the protein MNPVPICLVAHRRPALTAYCLAALADCPEARDSELHVFVDGPRDKGEALLTQQVAALCRTARGFAAVHVAEREWNAGMAQAVVAAIDTMLAKYECAIVVEDDLLVAPGFLTFMNRGLQAYGGDAEVMGISGYVMQDLRGSLGERAVFSRRAACWGWAVWARSWRRLDRSRERLLERIASTGLAAFLDPEGGMSMTNRLRQGVLGQDNSWSPMWFASVALADGLFLYPPVSLVNNIGFDGDGTHKLATSAYDVALHDRDADFLLPLEVKEHPVIDALFVEAYRKSHLQRLKDEKVAAHGPM; encoded by the coding sequence ATGAACCCGGTGCCCATCTGCTTGGTCGCACACCGGCGCCCGGCCCTGACCGCGTACTGCTTGGCGGCCTTGGCGGATTGCCCGGAAGCCCGGGACAGCGAACTGCACGTGTTCGTCGACGGTCCTCGCGACAAAGGCGAGGCGCTACTGACGCAGCAGGTGGCAGCGTTGTGCCGCACCGCGCGCGGCTTCGCAGCAGTCCATGTGGCCGAACGCGAGTGGAACGCAGGTATGGCACAGGCGGTGGTGGCAGCGATCGATACGATGCTTGCCAAGTATGAATGCGCGATCGTGGTCGAGGATGACCTGCTGGTCGCTCCGGGCTTCCTGACTTTCATGAACCGAGGCCTGCAGGCATATGGTGGCGACGCGGAGGTGATGGGCATATCGGGATATGTCATGCAAGACCTGCGCGGGTCGCTCGGCGAACGCGCTGTATTTTCGCGCCGCGCGGCATGCTGGGGTTGGGCCGTGTGGGCCCGATCTTGGCGCCGGCTGGACCGCTCCCGTGAGCGCTTGTTGGAACGGATCGCGTCCACTGGCTTAGCCGCATTCCTTGACCCCGAGGGCGGGATGTCGATGACCAATAGGCTACGCCAGGGCGTGCTCGGCCAGGACAATTCCTGGTCGCCTATGTGGTTTGCCTCTGTGGCCTTGGCCGACGGCTTGTTCCTGTATCCGCCGGTCTCGCTGGTAAATAATATCGGCTTCGACGGCGACGGAACTCACAAGCTTGCCACCAGTGCCTACGACGTTGCCCTGCACGATAGGGATGCGGATTTTCTCCTGCCACTAGAGGTGAAGGAGCATCCCGTGATCGATGCGCTATTCGTCGAAGCCTACCGCAAATCCCACTTGCAACGGCTCAAGGATGAGAAAGTCGCGGCGCATGGACCAATGTGA